The genomic DNA TGCCAGACAGAACTGCCCATCGGGAGGCAAGGTGTTGCGCGCGGCATGGAGGAGATGGTCCGGCTGCACCGCACCCACGAAGGGGAGAGTTCCCTCCCCTGCCCGGACAGCCAGGAAGATGCCAGCCTCGTTGGTGACAAGGCCTGCTCGGTCTGGGGCGAGCCCGGCAAGCGTTTCGAGTGCAGCACCAGAGCCGGCGACGTCTCCTCGAATCCACCGAACACTGCCATCGCGTCGGAACAGGCCGATCGCGAGGAAGCGCCCGTTGATCGAGGCGAGATCGGGAGGCGATCCATCGGCGATGACCCGTAGCTCCGTTTCCAGGGCCGTCAGCCGCCCCAGCACTGCCATTCCTGTCGCACGGCTCGCCTGGCGCAGCCGTTGCTCGCTCTGATCCTCGAGCTGGTTCGTGACGGCCTGGAGAACCATGACTGAAACGATCCCGAGCGGAATGAGGGTTCCGGCGATGAAGAGCAGCAGGAACTGGCTGGCCAACTGGCGGCCACCCGTCTGGAGGGGAGATTTCGCATCTCGGGAAGGAGAACTCACGGAGCCTCCATCGGCGTGCGGTCTACAACCGCTTAGCCCCACGCTGCCCCCGGGAAACCCGCGTCGCTGGTAAATCGGGGCTGGCGTTCTGCCGATGACGAGGGTGTGTCGAGACGTGGAATCCGAGCAAAGACCGATGAGAAAGCGAAGCTCTGGGCGGTCGTCCTGCTGGTCGCCGTGGCCCTGACGGCGTCCGTGGGCGCGTTCCGGAAGAGCCAGGAGCCCCCTCCGGTGGTGCCGGAAGCATTGCAGGGGCATTGGACGACCGCGGAGTCCAGCCATTCTGATCGATACATCGAACTGGGCCCGACGACCATCACGCTTGGCACGGGTGGGCTGCTGGGCACGATCAGCGCCGTCCGGCAGGTGAAGAGGCTGGCTTCCGGCCGTCCCGGTTACGTCCGCTACGAAGTCGAAATCCTGGACGACGAGGGAGCCATCGCCTCGACTGTGGAGCTCGACTTCCGAGACGGAATCGTACCAACCCTTGCGTTGCCTAACGTACCAGGATATTGGCGGCGCGAACGGACCTGATGAGCGTGATGAGTCGCACCCGCAGGGACAATGGCGGAGGTTTCACGCTCCTCGAGATCGTCATCGTCGTGGCGATCATCGGCATTCTTGCGGCCATCAGTAGCCAGCAGTACACGGTATATATCGATCGGGTGCGGGTCACCGAGGCGATCATGGACATTCGCGGTTTCCAGAGTGAGATCCGAACACAGGAGGTCACCGACGGTGAAACGCCCGACTCGCTGGCCGCGGCGGGAATTGGCGCTCCACTGGATCCCTGGGGAAACCCCTACCAATTCCTCAAGATCATCCGGCCGCCCGGGCCGGGCGTGAATATCGGGCAGGCGCGCAAGGACAAGTTCCTTGTGCCGATCAACACATCCTTCGACCTCTACAGCATGGGCAAGGATGGACAGACCAAAGCGCCGCTCAACCCCCCGGTGAGCCGCGACGATGTGGTCCGCGCCAACGATGGGTCCTTCATCGGGCTGGCGGAGAAGTACTGATCCAGCGGCTCGTCAGGCCGCCTTCTTCGTCTCGGTCTTGAGCTTGTCGACGCAGGGTTCGCAGAGCCCATGGGTGAACTGGGCTTCCGAGTTCTTTTCGACGAAGAGCTCGAGCTGGTTCCAGTAGCCCTGGTCGTCGCGGATGCTCTTGCACTGGGCACAGATCGGCAGCAGGCCCGTGAGAGATTGAACACGCGAGACGAGATGCATGGCGCGGAAGAGAACGAGGATGGTGGCCAGGATTCCACCGGTGGCGAGCATGCCGACGAGAAGGATCGCGCGACTCTCCTCCTCGGCGAGGCGTGTCAGCTCGGCCCGCGCACGCGCCGAGCCCTGGGCCAACACCTCCTCGAGCGCCGCCTGGAAACCCGCGCTCGCGGCTTCCGCCGCCGAAGCCCGGGCCCTGGCCGCGTCGCGATCACCTGCGGAGAGAGCGGAAAACACCTCCCGCGCCCGTTCCGCGTAGAGGTTGTGAGCCGCGTCCAGCTGCGCGACCGGTGGGAGCAGCTCCGCCGCCTCCCCCTCCTGCGGTGCGGAAGAGAGCAGCACACTCACCTCCTGGAGGCCGTCCCAGATCGCCGCCGCTCGCGCCTCGAAGCGACGCTCGCCCGGGGACCTTCCGGCTTCGGGACGCTGCTCCCAGAGGGCCCGCTCCAGCGCAGCGGTCTGCTGGAGATGACCGGCCGCCACCTGACCCAGGGTCTCGGAGACCTCGAGCTCCAACATCGCGGCTGCCTGGCTGCGCCGTGCGACCTTGTCCAGCGTCCAGATCGACACCGCAGAAGAGGCGGAGCCGAGCACCGTGGCGCCAACGAGAAGCGCGATGATCCGGTCTTTGAGGGACAGCTGACTGAGCATGACTCTAGTGATAGACGCAATGCGTCAAAAGTCAACTCACGATTTTTCGTAGCAATTTCAAATAATTATAGAGCGCGTCCCTCACTCGAACGCACAATGCGTCAGGATGCCCCCCGGGGCCGCTTTCGCACCCAATCCACAGCAGGGACGGGGTTGATCGAGTGGCTACCAGGTATCGATGCAGGGGCGTTTCTTGCCCGTTCGGGGCACGGGCGGCGGAGCCGAGCGGAGGGCGCGCAGCACCCAGGTTCGGGATTCAGCCGGGTCGATGACATCGTCGATCTCGAAGGTCGATGCGGTATTGAGGGCTTTCCCGTGCTGGTACATGCGGGCGACCATTTCGTCGTAGAGCGCTCGGCGTTTTTCCGGATCCTCTTCGGCGGCCAGCTCCTTGCGAAAGCCGAGCTTCACAGCGCCTTCGAGGCCCATCCCTCCGAACTCGCCCGTCGGCCAGGCCACGGTGAAGACACCGGCCTTGAAGCTGCCACCTGCCATCGCCTGGGCGCCCAGGCCATAGCCCTTGCGCAGGACGATCGTGAAGAAGGGCACGCTCACGCTGGCAGCCGTCACGAACATGCGGCTCGCATGGCGAACCAGGGCCGTCTTCTCTGCCTCGGGCCCCACCATGATGCCGGGCGTATCGCATAAGAACAGGATCGGCAGATCGAATCCGTCACAGAGCTGCATGAAGCGCGCGGCCTTGTCGGCGCCGTCGCTATCGATGGCACCTGCCAGGTGGGTCGGATTGTTGGCAATGATGCCGAGCGGGCGACCTTCCATGCGCGCAAGCGCCGTGACCATCCCGGCGCCGAAGCCCCGGCGAAGCTCGAGCACCGAACCCGTGTCGGCCACGCTCTCGATGACCTTTCGCACATCGTAGATGCGCAGCCGGTTCTCCGGAATGGCGCTACGCAGCAGGCGCTGGTCGACACACTCCCATTCGGCCAGCGGGCCCTGGAAATACGAGAGGTACTGCTTGGCCACCTGCACGGCCTCGGCTTCGTCGGCGACCGGGATGTCGACCACGCCGCTCGGCACATGGTCGGACATCGGGCCCACTTCCTCGGGCCGGAACACACCGAGGCCGCCGCCCTCGATCATTGCAGGGCCTCCCATGCCGATGTTCGAGCCCTCGGTCGCAATCACGACATCGCAGCAGCCCAGGAGCGCGGCGTTGCCCGCAAAACAACGGCCTGATGTGATGCCCACCAGCGGTACGAGGCCCGACAACCGCGCAATGAAGTGGAAGGCCATGCAATCGAGGCCCGCGACGCCAACGCCGTCCGTATCGCCGGGCCGGCCGCCGCCGCCTTCGGTCAGGAAGACCAGCGGGATCCGCAGGTTCTCGGCCAGCTCGAACATGCGGTCCTTCTTGCGATGGTTCTGCAGGCCCTGGGTGCCGGCCAGCACCGTGTAGTCGTAGGAGAGGGCCGCGCAGCGCGAGGCCTGCTCCCCGAAGTGATCGCCGTTCACGCTACCGATGCCCGCCACCAGCCCGTCTGCCGGGGTGCGACGAATCAGATCATCGAGGCTGCGCCGGCGACGCTGCGCAGCGATGACGACCGCGCCGTACTCGATGAAGGAGCCCGGATCGCAGAGATCCTCCACATTCTCTCGCGCGGTTCGCTGGCCGGTCTTGCGTCGACGTGCCACCGCCTCCGGACGCGCCGGGTCGAGGCCCAATGCGTGGCGCTCCTGGATCTCAGCCAGATCCGGACGCACGTGATCCAGATCGATGGTTTCCTGTTCCTCTCCGGCCTCGCGATCGACTTCAGCTTCCTCGAGGAACAGCAGCGGATGGCCCTCCAGGACCGTGTCACCCGGAGCTACCGCCACGGCCCGTACGAACCCGCTGCGGTCGGCCGCGATGACGTGCTCCATCTTCATCGCCTCCATCACCAGCAGGGGTTGGTCGCGGGCGATCGCATCACCGACGCCGATCGCCAGGCTGACGATCGTGCCCTGGAGAGGCGCGGGGACGGGTTCGGTTCCGGGGGGGCCAACGGCCGGCGGCAAGGGCGGGGCGGGGCCGGCGCTCGTTTGGCTCGCGGCGACAGGCACCCCCTTGCCGTGCTCCAGCACCGCCAGGGGGTCGTTGCTTTCGAGACGTATACCCGCGTGCCCTGCATCCGCCGTTTGCTGTGAAGACACGACGGCAGGCATCGCCGCCAACAGCTCCGGAATCTTGGCTTCGACGAAACCGGTCGTCACACGGTTCGCACGGACGTCCGGATGGGCCAACAGGCTTCGGAGGAGCGGCAGATTGGTTCGCGTGCCTTCGATCCGGAACTCGCCCAACCCGCGAAGCGCTCTTGCAACGACCGCCTCGAAATCTCCCGAAGGCGAATGGGCAACGAGCTTTGCAAGCAGCGAATCGAAGCGTGGGTTGGTTGCGTAGCCGGCGTAGCCATAGCCATCCACCCGGATGCCCGGGCCCGCGGGCGGCTCATAGACCGCCAGGACACCACCCGACGGCCGCACGCTGCCATCTTCCGCCAGCGTTTCCAGATTGATCCGCGCCTGGAGCGCGAAACCGCGGGGCGCAGGCACCTCTTCCTGTCGAAGTCTCAAGTCTCCCAGGGTTGCGCCGCCGGCGATGCGAAGCTGGGCGGCCACGAGATCCACACCGATCACCTCTTCGGTGACCGTGTGTTCCACCTGCAGCCTGGCGTTCGCTTCGATGAACGCCCAGCTTCCCTCGGAACCGTCCTCCGCATCCAGAAGGTACTCGAAGGTGCCGAGACTGCGGTAGCCGACCTCCCGGGCCATGCGAACGGCGGCCTCCGCAAGCTGGACGCGCAGTTCCTCCGAAAGCGTCGGGCTCGGAGCGATCTCGATCAGCTTCTGGTGCCGCCGTTGCAGGCTGCACTCGCGTTCGCCGAGTTGCGCGATGCCGCCCTGGCCATCCCCGATGATCTGGATCTCGATATGGCGGGCGGCCGGTACCAACCGTTCAACGTAGAGGGCATCGTTGCCGAATGCCGCGCCGGCCTCTGAGGCGCAGCGCGCCCAGGCTGCCTCCAGCGCGTCCGAGCTCTCCGCGGGCCGCATGCCCCGGCCGCCGCCGCCGGCGAGCGCCTTGATCATGACCTTCTCACCCTCAGCGAGCGAAGCCAGGAAGGCTTGAGCCTCCTCCAGGCGGGTCGCTCCACCGGTTCCGGCCAGGACGGGAAGGCCACAACGCTCGGCCAGCGCGCGCGCTGTCGTTTTGTCTCCGAGTGCCCGCAAGGTCTCCGACCGCGGGCCGACCCAGGTGATGCCCGCTTCTTCACAGGCCTGCGCCAGCTCGAAACTCTCGCTCAGCAACCCATAGCCAGGGTGGAGTGCGTCGCAGCCGGCCTCCTGTGCCGCGGCGACCAGGGCTTCGGCATCCAGATAGGCCGCGGGCCCGGCACCCGAAAGCATGTGCGTTTCATCGGCCAGACGCAGATGGAGGCTCGCCGCGTCATCCTGTGAAGCCGTGGCAACCGTCGCGATTCCCAGGTCTCCGGCAGCACGAAGCACGCGCACGGCGACTTCGCCTCGATTCGCCACCAACAGCTTCATGATGCTAGGCCGTCACGCTTTGGCGTCACGCCGCTTGTTCATCAATGCGATGATGGGCGAAGGCTCGGCAGGATGCCATTTCGTCTGCTTGGGCTCCTCGTGCCAGACGAAGGGCAGATGCTCCACGACGCCAGGTTCCTGAGCCGTCTCGAAGAGGTCGAGAGCCGCGCGCAGAACCTTCCCCTGGGTCTCGCGATCGCCTACATCACCGAAGGGCCGCCCGAACGGATGCTCGATCGCCGCGACACGGGGCATGCCGATGGCCCGCTGAAACGGCCACAACATGTTCAATGTGACGGTCGGGATGCCCCGGGCCTCGATCTCTCGTGCGACCAGCCCCACGGACCGGCAACAATCGGGTCAGACCGGCGTGAGAAGCGCAAGGTCGACCTCCTCGCTGCGCATGGCCTCCGCAATCTCCGGCGCGCTCTTCTCGACCAGATTGCTGGAATCGCTGCCCTGGAAGCCCATGATCGAATAGTGGCTCTCGGCACTCGCACCCACGCTGCCCTCGTCTACGAGTTCGCGGAGCCGATCGACCGGTAGCGCCACATTCAAATCACGCTCGACGTAGCCCGTATCGATGTGCAGGTGGTTCGCCTCGATCTCTGTGGCCGTCGCGTCGGATCGCAGCCGCCGCCAACTCGAATCGCCCCGGGTCGGATGCTGGCGCTCGTATTCCATGTCGAACGGCTCGTCGCCCTTCATCGAGAGGCCCGACGTCGAGAGAAGCGCGACTTTCGATTCGGCAAGCGGCCGGGTCACCGGCGTCCATGGGATCGGCGGGTGGTTCGGCTGCTCCGGAATCCCGCGGGAGAGGATCTTCTCGAGGAAGGAACCGGTAAAACGCCAGGGATCGACTTCGCGTCGGGAATCGCTCATCGCCAGAAGCTAACACGGCCTCGGCCGATCAGTCCTGGGCCTCCGATCCTCTCACCGCTCCCCGGCGCCGGCTACGTGAGGATGGAGTAGGCGGAGCTCAAAGCCATCCAGATCGTGACCATGAATCCGATCGCCCAGACCGCCGTGCGGTGGGGCATGAGCCCCTTCATGTAGGCGACGAGATGCAGGATGCGGCCGATCGGGAAGCCCGCGAAGCAGATCCACAACCCGAGGGTGCTCGGCTGGGTCAGGGCGTAGATGAACCCCACCAGCACGAAGGGCAATCCCGCTTCCAGATCGTTCAGATGAACCCGACGCGCGCGCTCGACCTCCTCATCCGTCGCGGTCTGGGGCTGGAGCTTCTGCAGCTCGTAGTCCTCGGGCGAGCTGAACACGTTCTTGCGGATGCGGATGGAGCTGACGAGTACGCCTGTAGCGAGCGTCTTGAGTGCGACCACGATGGACGAAAGCGCCCAGGCCTTGATGGCGGCGTTCGAGAGAAGTTCTTCCAAGAGCATGGTTTCCTCCTTGCTGGAGCGACGCTAGCACGGGCTCCCGAGACCGAGTGCACCTGGGAGCTTCGGGTCAACCTCGCCCCCAATCCTGCCGATCGGGAGTGCATGGAACATGCCCCCGAGCGGCGCCGAGAGCCTCGCGTGCCTGTAGACGCGGACGTGTGGCTCCTGGGTTGGAATGGCCTGCGCCGTGGCCGGTTGCGAAATGCGTCCTCGGCTTCACTGGGAATCTCCTACCGAGGACGCGCGCCGGCTCGGGGCGCTCGCGTTCTCGTCTTCTTGCCCACCCGCAGGAAACTCCGATGGCCCGCCGCCCTGGTAGCGCGGGTCGTCCATCGGGATGCAGAGTTGGGCCTGGCCTTCACGTCGATTCCCCGTGGCACCCGCCCGTGGCTGCGAAGCTTGATCGAAAGCTCCAGCCCCGAAGAAGCGCCGTCACCCCGCGGAACGGAACGCATGGGGGAACGCCGAGACGACCGGCGACAATACGCGGAACGCCTGACGGCCCTCTCCGATCGGACACCGCATCTGCTCGTCGCCCGTGACCTCTCTTCCGAAGGCCTCAGGGTGGATCTCCTCCACTGGGCCGAAATCGGGAGCGAGCTTCGCATTTCGTTCCCGGTGCCCGGAGCCGGCCCACCCATCGCACTTGCTGCGCGCGTGGCACGACACGACGGCACCCGCGGAACCCTGCTCCGCTTCGAAGCGATTTCGCCGGACCAGCGCGACTCCATCGGAAGCCTGCTCTCGCTACTCCCTCCCCTCCCCGATGGGCGCCGGGAAGGCGTTGCTCTCGCCGAAGTGGCCTGAGCGTCAGGCCGTCGGCGCGGCCTGCGGCCCGCGTACGAGCCCGCCCGGCAATGTTCCGGTCGGCTCGCCGTCCTCGTAGATGATCTCCCCGTTCTTGATGGTGTAACGGTAGCCGTCGACCTTCTGGATCAGGCGGCGTCCCTCAGCGGGCAGGTCGTAGACCATTTCCGGCGCGTGCAGATGCAAGGCGTCGAAGTCGATCAGGTTCACGTCTGCGCGCATGCCGGGCGCGACAGTTCCGCGATCTTCCATCCCGTAGAACGCGGCGGTGCGACGCGTCTGCCGTTCCACCACCACCTCCAGCGGAATCCGTTCACCACGCTCCCGGTCGCGCACCCAATGGGTGAGAAGGAAGCTGGGCATGCTGGCATCACAGATCAAACCGCAATGGGCACCGCCGTCCGAGAGCCCGAATACGGAACTCTCGTGGAGCATCATCTGCCGGATCGGCTCCAGATCGCCGTTCGCGTAACCGAGCAGCGGCATGTAGACGAAGCCACCCTCGAGCATGAGGTCGTAGGCCACTTCGTCGGGGCTGCACCCTTTGCGGTTTGCGATGGCCGCCAGGCTCTGGTCCGGTGCCGGCTCGTACTCCGGCGGGTCGCCCAGGGGAAACATCATGTGCCAGGCGCCTGCGACCAGGGCGGCAACCCCGGGCAGGCCCGCCAGATTCGGCCGTTCCGCCAGGATGGCTTCGCGCACGGCCGGCTCTGCCAGCTTCTGAAGCCTCTCCTCTCGAGGCAGCGCGCCGTAGGGCGCAAATGCCTTCCGCAGCATGAAGGGCTGAAAGGTGCTCTCGAAGCCGAACAGCATGCCCGCCGGCCGTTGCGCCACCTGGGGTGTCAGGTGCCCGCCTTCGGCCCGATCCTCATCGACCACCGCCATGAGTCGTTTCCACTGGTCCGGATCGGCCGGGCTCTGCAGACACGCAAAGGTCACCGGGCGGCCCGTCTCCTTGCCAAGCTTGCGCATCCAGCGCAGCTCGTCGCCTTCGGGCGCGAGATCACTCGCCACCTCGAACACCCCGTGCCCCACTTCACCTAACATGCGTCCGATGCCGAGCACCTCTTCGTCCTCGGCCGTGGTGCCAGGTACCAGCTCGCCGTCCTTGGCCCGATGCAAGAGCGTGCGCGAGGTCGAGAAGCCGAGAGCTCCGGCCTCGAGGCCCTCCTTCACGATCGCCGCCATCTCAGAGATCTCCCCTGGGGTCGCTTTCTCGTTCTTCGCGCCGCGCTCACCCATGACATAGGCCCGCACGGCGCCATGGGGAACCTGGGTCGCCACGTCGATTGCGCGGGGAATCTTCTCCACAGCGTCCAGGTACTCGGGAAAGCTCTCCCACGCCCAGTCGATCCCTTCGGCCAGCGCGGTGCCCGGAATGTCTTCGACTCCCTCCATCAACTGAATCAGGAAATCCTGTTGGCCCGGGCGGACCGGTGCGAACCCGACGCCACAATTCCCCATCACGAGGGTCGTCACGCCATTCCAGCCGGAGGGCGTGAGATAGGGATCCCAGGTCACCTGGCCGTCGTAGTGGGTATGGATGTCGACCCAGCCTGGTGTGACGAGCAAGCCCTTGGCATCGATCTCGCGCTTGGCCGGGCCGACGTCGCTGCCGACCGCGACGATGCGATCGCCTTGGATCGCCACGTCGGCCTGGCGCGCCTTGGCGCCCGTTCCGTCTACCACGGTGCCGCCGCGAATCACGAGATCATGCATCAGACGCTCCTCTGCCTTCTGGATTGGCCGAGGCTATCACAGCAGGAAGTCGCGCCTCAGAGGTCAATCGGCCGCTTCGATCCGAGCCATCTGCGTCACGATCCAGGGCTAGCAGGACCCCCTCCGGGCGAGGCATGCTCCCGCCCGGAGGAACCCGCCATGTCCGACATCCAGCCCTTCCAAATTTCCGCCAGTGACGAAGAACTCGAGGATCTCCGCCGTCGCCTCCAGAACACGCGTTGGCCCGAGGCCGAGACTCCCGATGATTGGTCCCAGGGCATCCCTCTGGCCTACACCCAGGAAGTCTGCACGTACTGGGCGGAAAAATACGACTGGCGTGCCCGCGAGGCGCGACTGAACCGCTTCGAGCAATTCAAGACCGGGATCGACGGTCTGGGCATCCATTTCGTTCATGTGCGCTCACCTCATGAGAACGCGCTTCCGCTCGTGATCACCCATGGATGGCCTGGTTCGATCGTAGAGTTCCAGAAGATCATCGAGCCGCTGACGAATCCGACCGCGCATGGCGGGGATGCCGCCGACGCTTTCCATGTCGTCTGCCCCTCGCTCCCGGGCTTTGGCTTTTCGGACAAGCCGACCGGGCCGGGCTGGGGCGTTCCGAAAATTGCAGCAGCCTGGGCCAAACTGATGCCGAAGCTTGGCTACCCGAGCTATGTCGCCCAGGGCGGCGACTGGGGCGCGATGGTCACGACGGCGATCGGCCTGCAGGATCCGGAGAACTGCCGCGGCATCCACCTGAACATGCCAATCGTGCCTCCGGACCCGGAGACCATGGCCGAGCTCACCGAACAGGAGAAGAGCGCGCTCGCCGGGATGCAGCACTACCAGGACAAGGACTCGGGCTACTCGAAGCAGCAGAGCACGCGTCCTCAGACCCTGGGCTACGGACTCACGGATTCTCCCGCCGGCCAGGCCGCATGGATACTCGAGAAGTTCTGGTCATGGACGGATTGCGATGGCCACCCGGAGAACGCTCTCACGCGGGACGAGATGCTCGACAATGTGATGCTCTATTGGCTCCCGGCGACGGCCGCATCCTCCGGTCGCCTCTACTGGGAGAGCTTCACCCAGGTCAGTATGGATCCCGTTTCCATTCCCGTCGGCTGCACGATCTTCCCGAAAGAGATCTTCCGCTGCTCACGCCGCTGGGCCGAGAAACGCTTCCCGAATCTCATCCACTGGAGCGAGCCCGAACGCGGAGGCCACTTCGCCGCCTTCGAACAACCCGCAACATTCATCGACGAGATACGAACCTGCTTCCGCTCCCTCCGCTAACCTGAACTATGCACGAAAGTTGGCTGAGAAGCTGGCTTTCCAATGTTTCAGCGTGCCGCGCGGCGATTGACGCTGACGGATCTCGTTTTGGGTGGTCGATGCCCATTCCGTGGCGCGAATGCGGAGTGTGCTTCGG from bacterium includes the following:
- a CDS encoding amidohydrolase family protein gives rise to the protein MHDLVIRGGTVVDGTGAKARQADVAIQGDRIVAVGSDVGPAKREIDAKGLLVTPGWVDIHTHYDGQVTWDPYLTPSGWNGVTTLVMGNCGVGFAPVRPGQQDFLIQLMEGVEDIPGTALAEGIDWAWESFPEYLDAVEKIPRAIDVATQVPHGAVRAYVMGERGAKNEKATPGEISEMAAIVKEGLEAGALGFSTSRTLLHRAKDGELVPGTTAEDEEVLGIGRMLGEVGHGVFEVASDLAPEGDELRWMRKLGKETGRPVTFACLQSPADPDQWKRLMAVVDEDRAEGGHLTPQVAQRPAGMLFGFESTFQPFMLRKAFAPYGALPREERLQKLAEPAVREAILAERPNLAGLPGVAALVAGAWHMMFPLGDPPEYEPAPDQSLAAIANRKGCSPDEVAYDLMLEGGFVYMPLLGYANGDLEPIRQMMLHESSVFGLSDGGAHCGLICDASMPSFLLTHWVRDRERGERIPLEVVVERQTRRTAAFYGMEDRGTVAPGMRADVNLIDFDALHLHAPEMVYDLPAEGRRLIQKVDGYRYTIKNGEIIYEDGEPTGTLPGGLVRGPQAAPTA
- a CDS encoding prepilin-type N-terminal cleavage/methylation domain-containing protein is translated as MSVMSRTRRDNGGGFTLLEIVIVVAIIGILAAISSQQYTVYIDRVRVTEAIMDIRGFQSEIRTQEVTDGETPDSLAAAGIGAPLDPWGNPYQFLKIIRPPGPGVNIGQARKDKFLVPINTSFDLYSMGKDGQTKAPLNPPVSRDDVVRANDGSFIGLAEKY
- a CDS encoding PilZ domain-containing protein codes for the protein MEHAPERRREPRVPVDADVWLLGWNGLRRGRLRNASSASLGISYRGRAPARGARVLVFLPTRRKLRWPAALVARVVHRDAELGLAFTSIPRGTRPWLRSLIESSSPEEAPSPRGTERMGERRDDRRQYAERLTALSDRTPHLLVARDLSSEGLRVDLLHWAEIGSELRISFPVPGAGPPIALAARVARHDGTRGTLLRFEAISPDQRDSIGSLLSLLPPLPDGRREGVALAEVA
- a CDS encoding carbamoyl-phosphate synthase large subunit codes for the protein MKLLVANRGEVAVRVLRAAGDLGIATVATASQDDAASLHLRLADETHMLSGAGPAAYLDAEALVAAAQEAGCDALHPGYGLLSESFELAQACEEAGITWVGPRSETLRALGDKTTARALAERCGLPVLAGTGGATRLEEAQAFLASLAEGEKVMIKALAGGGGRGMRPAESSDALEAAWARCASEAGAAFGNDALYVERLVPAARHIEIQIIGDGQGGIAQLGERECSLQRRHQKLIEIAPSPTLSEELRVQLAEAAVRMAREVGYRSLGTFEYLLDAEDGSEGSWAFIEANARLQVEHTVTEEVIGVDLVAAQLRIAGGATLGDLRLRQEEVPAPRGFALQARINLETLAEDGSVRPSGGVLAVYEPPAGPGIRVDGYGYAGYATNPRFDSLLAKLVAHSPSGDFEAVVARALRGLGEFRIEGTRTNLPLLRSLLAHPDVRANRVTTGFVEAKIPELLAAMPAVVSSQQTADAGHAGIRLESNDPLAVLEHGKGVPVAASQTSAGPAPPLPPAVGPPGTEPVPAPLQGTIVSLAIGVGDAIARDQPLLVMEAMKMEHVIAADRSGFVRAVAVAPGDTVLEGHPLLFLEEAEVDREAGEEQETIDLDHVRPDLAEIQERHALGLDPARPEAVARRRKTGQRTARENVEDLCDPGSFIEYGAVVIAAQRRRRSLDDLIRRTPADGLVAGIGSVNGDHFGEQASRCAALSYDYTVLAGTQGLQNHRKKDRMFELAENLRIPLVFLTEGGGGRPGDTDGVGVAGLDCMAFHFIARLSGLVPLVGITSGRCFAGNAALLGCCDVVIATEGSNIGMGGPAMIEGGGLGVFRPEEVGPMSDHVPSGVVDIPVADEAEAVQVAKQYLSYFQGPLAEWECVDQRLLRSAIPENRLRIYDVRKVIESVADTGSVLELRRGFGAGMVTALARMEGRPLGIIANNPTHLAGAIDSDGADKAARFMQLCDGFDLPILFLCDTPGIMVGPEAEKTALVRHASRMFVTAASVSVPFFTIVLRKGYGLGAQAMAGGSFKAGVFTVAWPTGEFGGMGLEGAVKLGFRKELAAEEDPEKRRALYDEMVARMYQHGKALNTASTFEIDDVIDPAESRTWVLRALRSAPPPVPRTGKKRPCIDTW
- a CDS encoding MAPEG family protein — encoded protein: MLLEELLSNAAIKAWALSSIVVALKTLATGVLVSSIRIRKNVFSSPEDYELQKLQPQTATDEEVERARRVHLNDLEAGLPFVLVGFIYALTQPSTLGLWICFAGFPIGRILHLVAYMKGLMPHRTAVWAIGFMVTIWMALSSAYSILT
- a CDS encoding epoxide hydrolase 1, translated to MSDIQPFQISASDEELEDLRRRLQNTRWPEAETPDDWSQGIPLAYTQEVCTYWAEKYDWRAREARLNRFEQFKTGIDGLGIHFVHVRSPHENALPLVITHGWPGSIVEFQKIIEPLTNPTAHGGDAADAFHVVCPSLPGFGFSDKPTGPGWGVPKIAAAWAKLMPKLGYPSYVAQGGDWGAMVTTAIGLQDPENCRGIHLNMPIVPPDPETMAELTEQEKSALAGMQHYQDKDSGYSKQQSTRPQTLGYGLTDSPAGQAAWILEKFWSWTDCDGHPENALTRDEMLDNVMLYWLPATAASSGRLYWESFTQVSMDPVSIPVGCTIFPKEIFRCSRRWAEKRFPNLIHWSEPERGGHFAAFEQPATFIDEIRTCFRSLR